The Acropora muricata isolate sample 2 chromosome 4, ASM3666990v1, whole genome shotgun sequence genome contains the following window.
CAATGCCTCTTTCCTTCTTCACGGGAATAGTATCCTTGCTTCTTGCTCTTGTGACAATTCCGGGCAACTTAATAGTTTGCATTGCAGTCTTGAAAGATCCATTTAGGAGCCTCAAGACACCTTTTACTTTCTTCGTTGTAAATCTTGCTGTTGCAGACTTAGTTGTTGGCGCAGTGACCGAACCTTTATCTGCGTTGACTCACTTTCGGGAAGGATTTTCGCGTGAAATACGCCTTTTCGTCGTGCCCCTGCACATGTCTTACTTTATCTCCTGCACCGCGTCAGTGTTAAACCTTGCTGCTTTGACGGCGGATCGCTTCGCAGCCATCAGCTATCCTTTGCAATATCGTGTGAGGTTCAGCACAAGTCGAGCGACTGTCATAGCGGGGTTAATTTGGTTGGTTTCTCTCTTGCTGCCGTTCACCTACTTCAAGGTCGGTGCTTTAAAGTACACCTTTGTGTTTGCCAACACGGCTGTGGCTCTTACTTTGGTCATTTTTCTCTTTACCTACGTTCGAACTGTGCGAGCGATGCGTGCACAGGTTTCACAATGGGATGCGATGCGACAGAGTTCGCAATCAGAGGACAATCGAGCAAGACTCAGGGCGGCGTCGGTGGAGAAGAACATTACACAAGCATTTATGGTGATGTTGGGTTTCTTCCTTTGCTGTTATATTCCATCGTGCATAATAATTTACATCATGAATCTCTGTTCATCTTGTAACTGCACCACCATCCATGTTTTTAGGGATCTACAGTTCATCTTTGTCTTGTCTTCGTCTGCGCTGAATCCCTTCGTGTATGCATGGCGTTTACCAAACTTTCGAAGAGCGTTCAAGAAGATTTTACGATCACGAAAAATACACGAAACAGCAACATCTTCGAGCCGACAAGAAAATCGGGGGCATACTCCGAGAACCTTAGAATTCTCTTGATTTGTGTATTCACTAAGGTTCAACTAAGTGAATCGAAGTGGTCAAAATTCTACTTCGTTAATACGAATTTTTCTTATAAACAATACTACCGATATGACGTTGCACTCGTTTAGCCCTACACCACTGCCCCAACCACTGCCCACACCTTCTTCCCCCGCCGGGTGTCAGACGAGTTCCTTAACCCATAAACTTAGCGACAACGATGGAGTATCATTGAATGATGTATGAATGcaattaagtgagagaggaacGCAAGTACGAAGGCCTCCGATCATCTCCCCTTGAAAATAGATTCTTAACTGAGAACCGTGCGAGACATGAACCGTGTGGTGGAATACGAAGAAAAATAGAAACGTCTCGACACTTTGCATTAGACTGTAATTAAATAGCGTCCTCATGTGCTTTCTGTGTGTTTGTTGAGTACATATGTTAAGCTGTCACCAGTATTTGGATAAGGCCTCAATTTGGAAGCATCCTGGGGGGCGAAAGCAATCATTGACAGTACTTAATGGAtcgcaaagaaaataaaaatttaccGACATCAATCTGACTTAGACAAAGCTCGATTGCAGTTTAAAATGAGTAAATACTGCAaaaagattttacattcatcTCAAATAATAACATAAATTTCATGTCGATGTAAacgtttttcatcgtcttttgAGCACTGTGTGCTTATGTAATACAGGCATCAAGTGtctcagtttcctttgttggacgCTACGCactgtgggacagaaagtgagcaccaagactTTAATGGCAGCATTATCAGATTGTTTTCCCTGTTCATCCTGTTTCCTTTTACGCGAATATTGGAACTTAGTACCAAATAATTACAGTATTCTCGTAAGGGAGACAAagatatggctgccattcaagacttggtcCTCATGCACGTCTGTCCCAAGAGGCTTTGCGaaccacaaaggaaactgaagctcttgatgcctgtattctTATGTTAAAGGTAAGAAAAAATGATTGAATATAAGTAATACAGATGTGCCCAAGCGCACTCTTTCATCTGAATTAGTACATCGCCAAGAAATATATGAACTCTTTTGAACTGATGTACTTATCAGATAATTCGATGCGTATGAGCCAAAAATCCGTTCTTATGTGTGGGACTTGTATTACTAACGGTAACACTGAAATGGAACAATTATGTCTGGTATGAAATTTGAATTCTTACGACGTTATTGACGGTATCCTGATGTGCGGTCTTCTTCGGCTCTAAAACCTCAAATTAGTCTTTCCTGATATACGAATTAGTCGTTCCTGAAATCTGTGCTTATGTGTCGGACTTGTATTACTAACGGAACACTGAAATGGATCAATGATGTCTTACGACATCATTAATTGTATCCTGATGTTCGATCTTCTTCAACTCTAAACCTGAAATTGGTCTTTCTTCAATGATGTGTCTACAGAGGGCTTTTTTCTGCACAATCAGATTTTGCACTTAATAATACTTCATTCTCTTTGAATCTATCCCTCATGGCAGCCTAGGCGAAAAGATTAATGTGATATCTGCTTTCAAGTTTCATATGTAAATAATTCTTAATAGTTCTAAGGGTGGAGTGATGCATCTCTCCTTTAATCTTTttattcaaacttttttaataTTGGAGACCACAGTATCCGTCGGAAAACGTTTGAAGTGCTATCTTAGGCTAATCTAGTTCTTTGCcagaaatacaagtgatattaaAGTACTTGACGCACCAAATGAAATCTCCGAACTGAAATCTGATTTTGAGCTCAAGATGGGAGTTGAGTGTTACTTTTCAACAGTTCGTATCTTCTTTCATCAATACCTTTTTTCGATGGAAAGTTGAAGCTTGAAATCGAAATATTTCCCGGTGACGATGGGATTTCCCTGttccatttccttttcttttcgtGAACTTGATGATCATTGGCAGTATTTGCCTCAGCTGTCTTCCCATCGAATCAAAGGTTTTCTAGAAGGGAGAGTATCGTGTTCTCCAAATTTCGCTCGCGTGTGCACCTGCGTTCTTTTATTGCTTGGCAGAATCAACAAGCagtctacttttgttttcaggTTCAGCCCAGCTTTCATTTGTATTCCTAAGCACTGCTGTTTTGAGTGGGTTAGATAGTCTTGTCTTTGTTAACATCATCTTAGAAATACTTTTGAAATTGATAGGAAGTGGCCATACTTGACTAAGTTTGAACTGGCTTAAAAACTCAATTTCTCTTACTATTTTTGTCGCACTTTTAACAATACCATAGAGCTTGATCTACTTTTAATTGCCTGTCATTCATTTAGTTGTCACTAATTACAATCTCAGTTGAATGAGTTTAAAACTTCTCCCTTCAGTGACAATTAAGCCTCTCCAAGCTACACGAGGAATTAATTTATACCATTAAGTTGATTGCATTTCTCCGCTTCAAATTATGATTGTTGAATGGAAATTTGTGGATATTTCTAAGAATGCTATGTATCCGTGTGCCTGTTCTGTTGTTTGGGTCGACCGTccattgtttgctttcttttactTATGAACATCAATCAGTGGTACAAAAAAGATTCTACTAATCGATTCTGAAGGATAGTGCCGCTAAAACgcgaaaggaactttaaggagTTCATATCGATGAAAAGGAAGTAATTGATGTTTCTCGATCGCGTTTACCTATGGTGTTTATGCTTGTTATGTTTTACAGGAAGTCTAGGAAACcagattaatatttttttggtgtGTCTACAAACAACTCTTTCATTTCCGACAAAAATTGAACGTTCAGACAACCTTGTCAGCGATTTGTTAGTGGCCAAAGAAGGAAACAAAGGTGCTATTTGTAGCGGTGATTTCAGCGAAGGGCATGTGTAAACATTATGCTTGAACGTGATGAGAGATTTGAATTTTGAGCCCCAAGCTGTCATTCTTTACTCTTTCAGCCCGCGGCAAACTTTTTGGAATGAACCGTCTTTTTAAGGATCCAACCTCTTATTGCTTGGGACACAATTGTCATTTTCTGAATGCTATATTCGGCATTGCTGTTTAGGCAGCTGAAGATGTTTGTGGAATATTCACCAGGTGTATCTGGCGTGCTTTAAAAGCGATTGGATTGCTACTCAATGACAATTTGAGGAAGACAAAGATCAAGCTTTTAAAGTTTCTtcctgcaggaaaaaaaattccacgAAACTAGAAAGCAGAGTGCAAAGAGTAGTTACAGAAAGATGGCCAGTTCTTGTGCTGACGTTAAAGCACCAATGCCTCTTTCCTTCTTCACGGCAATAGTATCCTTGCTTCTTGCTCTTGTGACAATTCCGGGCAACTTAATAGTTTGTATTGCTGTATTGAAAGATCCCTTGAAGAGCCTCAAGACATCTTTCACTTTCTTCGTTGTAAATCTTGCCGTTGCAGACTTAGTTGTTGGCGTAGTAACGGAACCTGTGTCTGTGTTGACTCACTTTCGGGAAGGATTTTCGCTTGAAGTACGCCATTACATCGTGCCCATCCATATGTCTTACTTCATCTCCTGCACCGCGTCAGTCTTAAACCTTGCTGCTCTGACGGCGGATCGCTTCGTAGCCATCAGCTATCCTTTGCAGTATCGTGTCAGGTTCACCACAACTCGGGCGACTGTCATAGCAGGTTTAATTTGGTTGGTTTCTTTCTCGCTGTCGTTCATCTACTTCGAGGTTGGTTATTTGAGGTACGCTTTTGTGTTTGCCAACACGGCTGTGGCTCTTACTTTGGTCATTTTTCTCTTCACCTACGTTCGAACTGTGCGAGCGATGCGTGCACAGGTTTCACAATGGGATGGGATGCGACAGAGTTCGCAATCAGAGGACAATCGAGCAAGAATCAGGGCGGCGTCGGTGGAGAAGAACATCACACAGGCGTTTATGGTGATGTTGGGCTTCTTCCTTTGCTGTTACATTCCATCGTGCATAATAATTTACATCATGAATCTCTGTTCATCCTGTAACTGCACTAGCATCCATGTTTTTAGGGATCTACAGTTCATCTTTGTCTTGTTTTCCTCTGCGCTGAATCCCTTCGTGTATGCATGGCGTTTACCAAACTTTCGAAGAGCGTTCAAGAAGATTTTACGATCACGAAAAACAAACGAAACAGCAACATCTTCGAGCCTACAAGAAAATCGAGAGCATACTCCCAGAACCTTAGAATTCTCTTGATTTGTGTATTCACTAAGGTTCAACTGAGTGCGGTCGAAATTCCGCTTCGTTAATacgaatttttcttttaaacaataCCACCGATATGACGTCCCACTCGTTTAGCCCAACGCCACTGCCCCAACTACTGCCAtttcccccccccctccccaagCACCTCGCGAATCCCTAAAATAATAAACTCAACAAGAACGATAGCGTCGCAGTAACAGTGAATGATGAATGAATGCATTTAAGTGAAGGAGGAAGGCAAGCACGAAGGCCTCCGATCAAGATTAGTGACTATGATCATCTCCCCTTGAAAATCGATTCTTAACTGAGAACCGTGCGAGACATGAACCGTGTGGTGGAATACGAATAAAAATAGAAACGTCTCGACACTTTGCATTAGACTGTAATTAAATAGCGTCCTCATGTGCTTTCTGTGTGTTTGTTGAGTACATATGTTAAGCTGTCACCAGTATTTGGATAAGGCCACAATCTGGAATCATTCTGGGGGGCGAAAGTAATCATTGAAAGTACTTAATGGATcacaaaggaaataaaaatttaccGACATCAATCTGGCTTAGAAAAAGCTCGATTGCAGTTTAAAAAGAATAAATACTACGTAAATATTTTACATTCATCTCAAATTAGAATTGCTCCGTTACAGAGGCCAATGCGGTATTGTCTTTACCTTGTTGCGAACGTGAATGGAATTAATCCGCCGTCAATTTCTCCTAAATTTGTCATGTTTCTCTCATCCTTTTTTAGGGTGTAATAGATACCTTACTGATATAAATTTCACGTCGATGTTAACATTTTGCATCTTCTTTTGAACATGTGTAATTCTCAAGTGAAAGATAAAGTAAAATTATCGAACCTGATTTGTAATCCAGATGTGCCTTAGGCTAGGTTTTCATCTGATGTCATCCATGAGCAAGACATGTATGATCTCTTTTGAATGTGTGTATTTATCAGATACTTCGATGCGTTTGAGCCAAAAGTCCGTTCTTATGTGTGGGACTTGTATTACTAACGGTAACACTGAAATGGAACAATTATGTCTGGTATGAAATTTGAATTCTTACGACGTTATTAACGGTATCCTGATGTGCGGTCTTCTTCAGCTCTAAAACCTGAAATTAGTCTTTCCTGATATCTCTATGGAAGGTTTTTTTCTCCACAATCCGATTTTACACTTTATAATACTGCATTCTCTTTGTACCTCTCGAGGCAGCCTAGGCGAAAAGATTAATATGATATCTAAGTTTCATGTGTAAATTATTTCAGTAGTTCTAAGGGTGGATTGATGCATCTCTCATGTAATCTTTTTATTCAACCTTTTTTGAATGTTGGAGACCACGGTATCCGTCGGAAAACTATTGAAGTGCTATCTTAGGCTAATCTAGTTCTATGCCAGAAATATAAGTGACATTAAAGTACTTGACGCACCAAATGAAATCTCCGAACTGGAATCTGATTTTGAGCTCAAGATGGGAGTTGAGTGTTACTTTTCAACTGTTCGTATCTTCTTTCATCAATACCTTTTTTCGATGGAAAGTTGAAGCTTGAAATCGAAATATTTCCCGGTGACGATGGAATTTCCCTgttcccttttcttttcttttcgtgaACTTGATGATCATTGGCAGTATTTGCCTCAGCTGTCTTCCCATCGAATCAAAGGTTGTTCTAGAAGGGAGAGTATCGTGTTCTCCAAATTTCGCTCGCGTGTGCACCTGCGTTCTTTTATTGCTTGGCAGAATCAACAAGCagtctacttttgttttcaatatctGGTTCAGCCCAGCTTTCATTTGTATTCCTATGCACTGCTGTTTTGAGTGGGTTAGATAGTCTTGTCTTTGTTAACCTCATCCTAGAAATACTTTTTCAACACCGACTAAGCTCGTGTCTTCTTACATCAATAccttttttcaatgaaatacaATCTatgtcatttattttgtttcgtttttttgaAGGAAAGTAACATAATATTTTGTTCCCATTACTTAATCATTTCTGGGTTAGTGCTAGCAAGTCAGGAATACTGAAGAAGAAAGTTCACGATGTAAAGATAATCTGCTTTAGagcaggaaaagaaaaatgttatttatAGACTATTTTAATGGCTTTTATTGCCCAATTTGTGCGAGTTAAATTTGCACgactaaaaagaaaatttcagttttaatgaaATAGTAAACACATTAAAACGtggaaattatttttattcaattgCAGACAAAGATCAGAAAAGTTTAACCCTCTCGTTCGTTTAAGTGATACTTCCAAATTCGTGAATAAAAGTCAAAAGCGACCATCTGTTCACGAAGTAAATGTCTGCTTGCTAATTCTTGACAAAATGTTCATTGTTTAGGGAGAATACCGCGTGTCTATGGTGGAAGAATGGCTGACGGATTTGCGTGGTCTGGAAATCCCTCACTCGGATAACTGCAATCTTGTGGCGACCCTCGGTGACCCTGTCAAGATTCGCAACTGGCAAATTGCTGGCTTACCCCGCGATACTTTGTCCGTAGAGAATGGTGTTATTGTACAATTCACACAAAGGTGGCCCCTCTTTATTGATCCTCAAGGGCAAGCTAATAAATGGATCAAAAGCTTGGTGAGTCGATTCCACTTGAATTCTCCAGTTTCCTATGAACGGGACTGTTTTTGAAGGGGTAATATTTTGAAGTTAAATAACCTGACCCATGGTGATATCAGGGGATGATCGCCCAAGGCATACAACAGAGTCCTTGGAtgataatagagagctttagggTCGGCGGCTTGCAAGACAACGACAATACCACAAATGAGGTATTTGATTGGCTGAGTGAGGAAATGTAGGCATGCTGAATGGGTGTGGATGGGGGGTTTTTGTCTCTTGCCTTCccattgttcttttgttttcatttatttttgtctttcagGCCGATATAATTTTGTTTGTAGTTTCTCTATAAAGCCTTTGGTGTCCTTTCTGTGGTCGTGAAAGATGTATTTTATGTACCTTTGTTTATTTTCTACAGGAAAAGGACGCTGGCCTTGATGTCATCAAGCTCAGTGACCGAGATTTCCTGCGAAGTCTGGAGAACGCCGTTCGATTTGGCAAACCATGCTTATTGGAAAATGTTGGAGAGGAGCTCGACCCTGCTTTAGAACCCATCTTACTTAAACAAGTGAGTGACGACGACTTGAtcgacttttttttctttaacataATAACATTAGATCACCTTTTCACTCTCATTATTCTCTCCACATTGAATGCGTTTGTGTTCGCCAGTTATCAGATAGGGAGGTCCTTATGTAGTCCAGTGTTTTCAATAGATTTTGAAGTAGACGTTGGGCTTTGGCAAGTAGACGTAGCAGAGGCAAAGTGTCGGCAGTATTCTGCTGAGACTGGGAATTTAACAGAGTTAAAGTAGGCGTTGCAATTAGATAAATTACCGTAGGATGCGACGGCCAACGGCTTATTTTTAAAACACTTTGTACgttaaaatgtataaaaattatGTTGAAATGGTACTATTACTCAATGTTCCGCCCGTAAGCTTGGTTTTCATATAATCGCCCCTATCGCTTGATGGTTATATGGAAACAGCAGTGGAAAATTGAGATGGAACGAGACGCGTGTCAAGTGGGGCCCTTTTAGGGGCAAGAACTTATGTATATACACGCCAAGTGTCACCAAGTATCTCCCTTTAATCATTAGACCTGTAAGAACCCATTTTATGGATTAACTCTAAACAGTAGTTTTATATGATATAAGCAATGGGCAAAAATTTAGGCCTAAAATGTAAGGGTTAGGGTATAAAGtggttaatttttgtttttcttttttttttttcatgttttgtgTGTAAGTCCACGATATTTTGCCTTTTTCTCTTCTCCCAGACCTTTAAGCAATCGGGCAGCACTGTCATCAAACTCGGAGACGCGATCATTCCTTACCATGATGACTTCAAGTTTTACATCACCACAAAGCTTCCAAACCCGCATTACACTCCAGAGGTGTCCACTAAGGTCACTATTGTTAACTTCACTCTTTCACCGGGGTAAGTTGATCTTATGTCTGGGTTTTGCTACGACATTAGCATAAGCGGGAACGAAGGCACAAGAAAGTGAAATCCCAATGATATGCCTCTTTTGAATTGTGAAAGAACAATTCAACGGAATGGAGGTTGCGAGAACAAATTTACATTGTCGTTTTGGTGTTGCCCAATTCGAAACTGGCTTATTGGCACATGCATAAAGACAAGGACATGCGCAGGCGCAAAAACCGTTTGCCAACGTATGGTGTCGATAGTAACTATCCTCAGCATTGTTGAAAGATGGTGGAACTGTTGTCTGCTTCTGCTTTTAACTTTGTCGGCAATGTTCTCACTGCGACATAAACCAACAGAAGCCCAACAACAGCGAAGCTGTTTATTTTTTATAGACTATTATGGTTCTGGTGTTCTCACTTCTATGCTTGTTTCCATATTTACGCTCATGTTACAATGAAAACGAGGTTTTAATTACCATGAACACACGAAATTGAAGTCTGCTTTCAATTTAGTTAACACTGGTTGGGGGTTTGCTGTCTGGTAGGTTCCAGTACGCTACAGAATTGCAATTGTTTGTCCTAACCTCGTATGCTAGAGGTCTGAACAGGCAACAGTAACTATTGCCTGAATTTCAGCCGCCTTCTCCCCTCGCTAAGTCTCTCGGAGTTGAAATTAACTAAAGGCTACAATTATTAGCtgtttctctttttaaaaattatttcagtgGTCTTGAAGATCAATTGTTAGCTTTAGTGGTTGCTGAGGAGAGACCCGATCTGGAGGAAGCCAAAAACCAGTTGATTGTGAGCAATGCGAAAATGAAGCAAGAGTTGAAGGAGATTGAAGACAAAATCCTTCACAAGCTTTCGGCATCAGAAGGAAGCCCCGTAGATGACATCGATTTGATTCATACACTGGAGCAATCCAAGGCGAAATCTATGGAAATCAAGGTAACTTCTGCACTAACAGCTTCGAAGTGTTTTCAAATATATATGCCCACGACGACCTACGAGAAAAAGTAAATTCTGCGTGGGAAGTTGAAGGGGAAATTTATTCTCTTTTACATAGGacagagaaataattaagcacATAGTTACTTGTTCTTTAACACAGGCCAACCGTTCCGATGTCTAATGCAATTACAATCGATAACCAGATTTAGAAagactttttcctttttctttcaggCAAAAGTAGTGGTTGCTGAGCAGACAGAAAAAGACATTGATGAGACTCGTAGTCAGTACATTCCTGTTGCCGTCAGAACACAGATTCTGTTCTTTTGCACTTACGATCTGGTATGTAGACTATTAACGTTTGACTGAGGCAGTGGCTCCTCTGGTCGCGATTAACTTTCTCACCCGTTTAGGCGAGGTCGCTTTTCGAACCCCTTATGAAAGAGGAAACTTCTCGTTTTGGTTTCAAATCTATTAATATTCGTTAAGAGGATTTAATAGTAATCGAAGAGGTATTTCTAACCTTTAAATTGATCGTTCAACTTTGAAGGGGGACTAAACGTTCGAGACATTTTTTGTGACTGTGAAAAAAGATGGTTCCTTTCTTTCAGGCAAACATAGACCCCATGTACCAGTACTCTCTGGAATGGTTCATTGGTATTTTCTTAAACAGCATCGCCAATGCAGAAGCTTCAGGTAACAGAGGGCTTTGGTACTTAGCGTTTATCGTTACGTCACATGATTTGCAGCTTTTAATTTGCACAGTTTTATCCGTGACATTTTTTCTTCGATAAAGGCGGACTGTATGGACATATCTCTGGGTCAGGAGAGTCAAGCGGTTTAAAATGAGCGCAATAACAATGCTTCGACAATTTTGATTATCATGATTCTTAAGGCCATGGTTTCCCGAAAGTGTTGGATTTTCATTGTCTTAGAAGGGTTAGCGTCCTGCAAAAACTGATCGTCCATTATCAGTCATACAGTTGTATGGGTCACAGTGATCTAAAGTCCGAACAACAaatattagagcagttttcaaatagctgtcgaaagtgattacgcgattgcgattgttACGCAGAGTGATTAGCGTAAAAATCTCGCTCCagtttttttcgaccaatgagaagcaaaaccaaaatcaattgCAACTTTTTCCCGCTCTTTGCGCATGTGACAGGTGATTGTCCgcaattctgattggctcatcgcCCTGTTTGCCCCTGCTGTGATTGGTGAGAGGAATTACTTTGGTactggtttttcgacagtcatctGAAAACCGCTCATATGTCATAATGTGAATAGGAATTGCGGCCATGACATGGTCAGAGGCATATCTTCGGAAGTCGGATTGCTACTGttcctgtttttgtttgtgttttctttggaTTAAtggttctcatttttcgaagtCATGCAGTTCTATTGATTCCAGGCCTGAGTATGTGAAagtgggatttttttttttgcctgtttCAGATAACTTGGAAAAACGAATCGACAACATCAACGATTTCTTTACGTTCAGTTTATATTCGAACGTTTGTCGCAGCTTGTTTGAAAAAGACAaactgttgttttctttcttggtGTGCGTTAGAATTCTTATGAACGACAACAAGATCAACATGGTAAGTTTACAACACGTTCTTCGATGAAGAAATTCAAGGTTTCTGAAACAGAATGCTGTTTGACAACTGGCGGCCAGTTATATGTTAATTCATCTTTATGGGCCTCTTAGCTTTCAAATGATTATAAACTCTTGGAGGTTATTACGCTTGGTTTTAATGTTAATATGTTAAGTTTTTCTCTGTGTTTTAATTGGGTTTCCCAATGTAGTCCCGTGATGCAATTCGACACGAGACCATCTAGTTTCCCTTGTTAAGTTTTACGCTTGATATCTTATGACTTTTGCACCGGAATTTTGAATGTATCTTTTTCTGTTGTGTTTAGGATGAGTGGCGATTCTTGTTGGCTGGGGGCTCCTCGGCcccaaaagaaattgagaatccTGCTCAAGACTGGCTATCAGACAGGGCGTGGTCTGAAATACTGCGACTTCCAGTTCTTGTGAGTCAGGATTCTTGAACTTCACTCAATATCCTTAATGATGCCAGCGCagaatttaacaaattgaattttcactttttcagcCCACGTTTTCCAGTTTCGCTGAAGACTTTAAGAATCACATTGCAGGATATCAACGGATGTTTGATAGCGTAGATCCACACCGGTAAGGGATGAAGATGTAACGTAAGCCTCTCGATCAATCAATGTGGTCGAAAAGAGGAAGATATAAAT
Protein-coding sequences here:
- the LOC136915330 gene encoding histamine H2 receptor-like; this translates as MASSCADVKAPMPLSFFTAIVSLLLALVTIPGNLIVCIAVLKDPLKSLKTSFTFFVVNLAVADLVVGVVTEPVSVLTHFREGFSLEVRHYIVPIHMSYFISCTASVLNLAALTADRFVAISYPLQYRVRFTTTRATVIAGLIWLVSFSLSFIYFEVGYLRYAFVFANTAVALTLVIFLFTYVRTVRAMRAQVSQWDGMRQSSQSEDNRARIRAASVEKNITQAFMVMLGFFLCCYIPSCIIIYIMNLCSSCNCTSIHVFRDLQFIFVLFSSALNPFVYAWRLPNFRRAFKKILRSRKTNETATSSSLQENREHTPRTLEFS
- the LOC136915327 gene encoding D(2) dopamine receptor A-like; its protein translation is MANSCADVKAPMPLSFFTGIVSLLLALVTIPGNLIVCIAVLKDPFRSLKTPFTFFVVNLAVADLVVGAVTEPLSALTHFREGFSREIRLFVVPLHMSYFISCTASVLNLAALTADRFAAISYPLQYRVRFSTSRATVIAGLIWLVSLLLPFTYFKVGALKYTFVFANTAVALTLVIFLFTYVRTVRAMRAQVSQWDAMRQSSQSEDNRARLRAASVEKNITQAFMGSTVHLCLVFVCAESLRVCMAFTKLSKSVQEDFTITKNTRNSNIFEPTRKSGAYSENLRILLICVFTKVQLSESKWSKFYFVNTNFSYKQYYRYDVALV